One Drosophila virilis strain 15010-1051.87 chromosome 5, Dvir_AGI_RSII-ME, whole genome shotgun sequence DNA window includes the following coding sequences:
- the LOC6627104 gene encoding NADP-dependent malic enzyme produces the protein MAYSQLLVGIKRNFGVLLCAKAQKCKINECPRLPRRYRHANVIKAEYRKVTDPHYNKGMGYTHDERQKLNVIGLFPSAYRSEAEQISAVNANFHAQQSDLARYLYLRTLRSRQERLYYRFVIEKIEEVMPIIYTPTVGAVCQAFSLIYHSTMGLYVSKYDKGYMTDVLSNWPNTDIRAVCVTDGERILGLGDLGAGGMAISVGKLDLYTALAKVPPQYLIPVVLDVGTNNQQLLSDPLYIGVREKRCKGKEYEDLVQEFMDAVVKVWGYQTLIHFEDFSTPNAFKFINMYQDKYCNINDDIQGTASCGLAGFLAVEHITKKPLKDHTVLFVGAGSAALGISKLLVKELISRKLSEEEAVKNIYITDVEGLITKDRQKFDIPDLKLFAKDRPPVKDLEQLVKEIKPSILLGATGQGGIFTENILRIMGSENEHPAIFACSNPTNKAECTAEQAYNFTEGRALFASGSPFPPVVINGKRLIPTQANNAFAFPGIALGVMCTHPRTISDDVFLVAAHEIAKYCREFYPNDAALYPPIKEAANVAFSVGVAVAKFLIDERKANVYPIPTNVCEFVQSYQYYTERHATLPLTWEYPNMSAPLPKGDDKDCKN, from the exons ATGGCTTATAGTCAACTGTTGGTTGGGATTAAACGTAATTTTGG AGTTTTATTGTGCGCCAAAGCGCAGAAGTGCAAAATAAATGAGTGCCCACGCCTGCCAAGGCGTTACAGGCATGCGAATGTCATAAAAGCAGAGTATCGCAAGGTCACAGATCCGCATTACAACAAG GGCATGGGATATACGCATGATGAACGCCAAAAACTGAATGTAATTGGACTCTTTCCAAGCGCTTATCGCAGCGAAGCCGAGCAGATAAGCGCTGTTAATGCCAATTTTCATGCGCAGCAGTCGGATCTTGCCCGTTACCTTTATCTGAGAACGTTGCGTTCTCGCCAGGAGCGCCTTTATTATCGCTTTGTCATCGAGAAAATCGAGGAGGTAATGCCCATTATATACACGCCCACGGTAGGCGCGGTATGCCAGGCATTCAGCCTGATCTACCACAGTACCATGGGCCTGTATGTGAGCAAGTACGATAAGGGCTACATGACGGATGTGCTCAGTAACTGGCCGAACACGGATATACGTGCTGTGTGCGTTACAGATGGTGAGCGAATACTCGGTCTCGGTGATCTGGGCGCCGGTGGCATGGCCATATCTGTGGGCAAGCTGGATTTGTACACGGCGCTGGCAAAAGTACCACCCCAATACCTTATTCCAGTTGTCCTTGATGTTGGCACCAACAACCAGCAGCTGCTCTCCGATCCCCTGTATATTGGCGTGCGCGAAAAGCGTTGTAAAGGCAAGGAGTACGAAGATCTTGTGCAAGAATTCATGGATGCAGTTGTCAAGGTTTGGGGCTACCAGACGCTCATCCATTTCGAGGACTTCTCTACGCCGAATGCCTTTAAGTTTATCAATATGTACCAGGACAAATATTGTAATATCAATGATGATATACAGGGCACAGCGTCCTGCGGCCTGGCTGGCTTTCTTGCCGTCGAACACATCACAAAGAAACCACTAAAAGATCACACTGTCTTATTTGTGGGCGCTGGCAGCGCAGCGCTGGGCATTAGCAAGTTGCTGGTTAAGGAGTTGATCAGCCGGAAGTTAAGCGAAGAAGAAGCTGTCAAGAACATTTACATAACCGATGTAGAAGGTCTCATAACCAAAGATAGACAGAAATTTGATATACCAGATTTGAAGCTATTTGCCAAAGACAGGCCTCCCGTTAAGGATCTTGAGCAATTGGTTAAGGAAATTAAGCCGTCGATTTTATTAGGCGCCACAGGTCAGGGCGGCATCTTTACCGAAAACATACTGCGTATTATGGGAAGCGAGAACGAACATCCAGCTATTTTTGCTTGTTCGAATCCGACAAACAAAGCAGAATGCACCGCCGAGCAGGCATACAATTTTACAGAG GGTCGCGCATTGTTTGCCTCCGGCTCACCCTTTCCGCCGGTTGTTATCAATGGCAAACGGCTGATACCAACGCAGGCCAATAACGCGTTTGCCTTTCCTGGCATTGCCCTGGGTGTAATGTGTACCCATCCTCGTACAATATCGGATGACGTTTTTCTTGTAGCGGCCCACGAAATCGCCAAATACTGTAGGGAATTTTACCCAAACGACGCTGCGCTTTATCCACCCATTAAGGAAGCTGCAAATGTGGCCTTTAGCGTAGGCGTTGCTGTGGCAAAATTCTTGATAGACGAGCGTAAGGCAAATGTGTATCCGATACCTACGAATGTTTGTGAGTTTGTGCAGAGCTATCAGTACTACACGGAACGCCATGCAACTCTACCTTTGACCTGGGAGTACCCAAATATGTCTGCTCCCTTGCCTAAAGGCGACGATAAAGATTGCAAAAATTAA